gagctgcctgctactcgggagcagtgaggggttaggtgccttgctcaagggcacttcagccgggcctactggtcagggttcaaaccggcaaccctccggttacaagtccgaagcgctaaccagtaggccacggctgccccaacctAAACCTCAAAGCTGCCACTTCTGCATCTCGCTTACAAGGCTAGCTGTCAATAAAATCAAGATTTAGGTTTCATTCTGTTACACCAGGACCTAAAGTGTTACTGCAAGGATGAGGCAGACCTTGTGCCAGACAAATGTATTACGGTACCAAGACCTGAGGAAAATAAGGCAGAACACAGATGCTTCACTGTTGACGTCTGCATTTCTATTCTTGTACAGCTGATGCCATCAACAACGCTGCCGGCTTTGGCTTCAACGGCTACGACAGTGACGGCTCAGCTCGCTGGGACCTCATTTCCAACCTGAGGATACTCAACATCGAGGTCAGTCAGGCTCTTCTCTATAAACGGCCCATCAGTAGGCAATGGCAGGTTCAGGTTGTCTACATCTGGTCAGGCCATAGGATCTGAAACAGTGGCATGACTGAAGATGAGTTCAAATGACAGCATCAGACAAGCACACAAGAATAATGTATGACTGAAGATGAATTCAAATGACAGCATCAGACAAGCACACAAGAATAATGTATGACTGAAGATGAGTTCAAATGACAGCATCAGACAAGTACACAAGAATAATGTATGCATGCAGTAAAACAAGAAACCATACCAAGAACCCCGAGCATGGTCACAATGTCGCTGCCTTTTCAACTCTTTGATCTTTGGGAACTTTGATCTGTTTCTCCTCAGCTTGCCACAAGTTTCAAAATGTTCTTGGACAACTGGAACATCCAGACAGCACACTGGCTTAAAAGGTAAAGTATCTCTGAAGGCGATGCCGCACATTCACATGACGATGACTAAACGAACAGATGGAGGTGACTTCGGTGCTTCCAGACATGTTGCACTCATTTTTCAAAAGTAATTACTAAGAATTCATGCTTGCTTAATCGCGGGCGTGACCCAAATAAAATGCAGATACTCCTCAGTGGAAATGCCAAGGGCTGTGTGTATTCCTCTGTGGCAGTCTAACGCCActttctgccatctagtggctgGATGAACAAGTTGCAAACCAGCCATTGCTCATGCAACTCTGGCCTATTAGCTAGTATGAATGTGTGTTCTGCTCATTGAATtgagtgtgcgagagagagagagagagcgagcaggagATTAAGGAGAGCTCACCAGACTGCCGTCTTGTCTTTAGGGTGTGTTATGAGCGCTGTCCCTACAATCCCACTGCTGCCACTTTCCTGCTGTCGGCCATGTGGCACGGAGCCTACCCAGGATACTACCTCACCTTTCTTACCGGCATTGTGGTCACACTCGCAGCCCGGGCAGTAAgtctacaaacacatacacacacagacggacacacacacacatacacaaacacacacaaacacatacacacacacacacacacacacacacacacacacacactcacacgccaccaTACACTATAATCAGAATCACATATCATAAGTAACCCTGTTATTTGATCTTCCTCAGGTAAGGCATAACATACGGCCTCACTTCCTGCATTCACCGTCTCACAAGCTGGTGTATGACATCATCACGTGGGCGGGGACTCAGATTGCCATCTGCTACACCGTGGTGCCCTTCGTTCTGCTGTCAGTGGGGCCCTCCCTCAAGTTCTACAGGTGAGGgatacacactcaaactcaccaCCCGACAGGggacagtcaaacacacacacacacacacacacctccttttaAGCCAAATCTGGCCTCTTTTTCATCCGCAGACAGGTAAGAGACCGGCCATACTCGCCTCACTATCTTGAGGCAGCACACATTCACATCCTACCTTTCAGAAATCAAGTTGTGTAAACAACCACTAACTACTGGTCAGAGATTgcaaacacacagcagagaATCTCACAATAATCTTTTCTGCTTTTCCATGCCttctatattctctctctcatattttctctttctctctctatatatttctcactccctccctccctcccttcccatCTGTCATGGCATCTAcattatgtttatacttatatttacatactacttatactatatttatatattttatatatttatactactgtaaaccaccttctgaaaacaactgtatactactgtctacgcTGCACTATATCTTTTGTCCTGTCAATGCACCAACTACTttttatatcacattgcacttttctgcttttctgcacttctggttagacaaaactgcatttcgttgtctctgtacttgtactctgcacaatgataataaagttgaatctaatctaatctaatctacagGTCCTGGTACTTCTCTGTCCACATTGCCTGTGTACTAATAGCGCTGGCCCTGCCGGTAAAACCTCGACACCTGCGCATGAAGGAGCAACAGCGTGCAGGTGGGCAGGCGTCGCCTCAGCAGTATGGCATCAGCAGCAGCCAGGATAATCATCagtatcaccaccaccaccaccaccacaataaTCACCATCAGCAACACCAGCACCCCCCACAGGCCACAGACAGCAACTGCATCCAGAAAGACAAAACGTCATGAAGATGATTTGGGGGAAAGCTCATAGACTATTTCCCTCATACGTCCCTTGTACTGTTCTCTCTGTGaaagagaggtggggggatggacaaaaagagtgtgtgatagagagagagagaga
The nucleotide sequence above comes from Alosa sapidissima isolate fAloSap1 chromosome 6, fAloSap1.pri, whole genome shotgun sequence. Encoded proteins:
- the mboat2b gene encoding lysophospholipid acyltransferase 2b isoform X3, whose product is MYSADFTGPMMVITQKITSLAFEIHDGMARKEEQLTPNQKVLAIRRMPSLLEYFSYSCNFMGILAGPTCSYNDYIAFIEGVPCRHRPLESSRQTNHEKGRPTEPSPNMVVARKLATSFLSLLVFLSVCKVCPVERNIDDHFIASTPFYAQVVYLYLSMLTTRPKYYFVWTLADAINNAAGFGFNGYDSDGSARWDLISNLRILNIELATSFKMFLDNWNIQTAHWLKRVCYERCPYNPTAATFLLSAMWHGAYPGYYLTFLTGIVVTLAARAVRHNIRPHFLHSPSHKLVYDIITWAGTQIAICYTVVPFVLLSVGPSLKFYRSWYFSVHIACVLIALALPVKPRHLRMKEQQRAGGQASPQQYGISSSQDNHQYHHHHHHHNNHHQQHQHPPQATDSNCIQKDKTS
- the mboat2b gene encoding lysophospholipid acyltransferase 2b isoform X2; protein product: MILAGVEHIHKYCLVVALGYLSFCQITRVYVFDYGMYSADFTGPMMVITQKITSLAFEIHDGMARKEEQLTPNQKVLAIRRMPSLLEYFSYSCNFMGILAGPTCSYNDYIAFIEGVPCRHRPLESSRQTNHEKGRPTEPSPNMVVARKLATSFLSLLVFLSVCKVCPVERNIDDHFIASTPFYAQVVYLYLSMLTTRPKYYFVWTLADAINNAAGFGFNGYDSDGSARWDLISNLRILNIELATSFKMFLDNWNIQTAHWLKRVCYERCPYNPTAATFLLSAMWHGAYPGYYLTFLTGIVVTLAARAVRHNIRPHFLHSPSHKLVYDIITWAGTQIAICYTVVPFVLLSVGPSLKFYRSWYFSVHIACVLIALALPVKPRHLRMKEQQRAGGQASPQQYGISSSQDNHQYHHHHHHHNNHHQQHQHPPQATDSNCIQKDKTS